The stretch of DNA GGTGTTGTGTGTCGGTTGTGTAGTCAGGGatggtgttgtgtgtctgttgtgtagTCAGGGATCGTGTTGTACGCCTTCAGTCGTCCGGTTCTGCTCAGCGATCAAATCCAGATGTCGGAGAATCGAAGCTTCTACAAACATCACATCCTTAAAGTCATCATGAGAGTTCCCATCATGTGCTTCTTCGCCAGCGTCATCTCCTTCGTCTTCTTCCAGCTggtttgtctcctcctcctcctgttcttcTTCGTCTTggtcttcttcgtcttcttcactTGTTCAAACTTGTTGTTTTCAGTCGTACGCGTTGTTGGCCGTCGTCGTCTTCTTGCCGTACATCTCTCAGGGAGTGAAGTGGTGTCGCAGCAAAGCCATCGGTGAGTTCagtcactgatgatgatgatgatgatgatgatgatgatgatgatgatgaggattaATCATTAAGCGTGTTGTGTCCAGGTCACGTGGACGAGTCTCCGGACACCATGTTGTTCTCCCGCTTCCTGCCCAGTGAAGCTCTGAGTAAAGAGCGCGTGGAGGCGTTCAGCGACGGCGTTTACGCCATCGTGGCGACGCTGCTCATCCTCGACATCTGGTCAacgtctttctttgttttctggaACATTCATGAGGTTAAAATAAGAAAGTTGATCAAATCATTTGGATgatgtttcatttgtttcagtgaGGACAACGTTCCAGACCCGACGACGGTGAAGAAGACGTTTGGCGGGAGTCTTGTCGCCGCCCTGCAGGTCTACGGTCCACAATATCTCGCCTACTTCGGTTCCTTCGCCACCGTTGGCCTCCTGTGGTTCGTCCACCACTCGCTCTTCCTCCATGTCACCAGGACGACGCGTCTCATGGGTTTGATGAACACGTTCTCGCTGGCGTTTGTTGGAGGTTTGCCGTTAGCCTACCAGCTAACTCACGAGTTCCCGCGTAACTCGCGTAACGAACTGGAAGCCGTTCAGATCAGCTGCGTGATCGTGTTCTTCGCTGGGATTTTTCAGCTCAGCATCTTCGTGGTGGCTCTGTTCAGTCAGCAGGAGACGCTTCATCCTCACGTGAGACACGGCGGCCGCGAGCACGTCTTCATGCTCGCTAAGTTAGCGCTGTATCCGTGCGTTGCTTTGACGACGTTTGTCCTCACATGTTTTCTCACGAAATTCAGCGCCTCCATCTTCCACCTCATGGAGGTCACGGTTCCTCTGGCCTTCCTCGTCCTGAGGCTGTCGGTGCGTCTCGGACTCGCCGCCCTACGTCACGTCTTCTGTCCCGAGGCACTCGGCCCACAGTCTGTCCTCGAGGACGCGGTCGAGGACAACGTGCCGTTTAACACTTGTGATTTAATGTCAAATCCTTAACGTCCACGTTGTCGTCACCTAGCAACAGTAAACCAGCTAATGCTAGGCTAATGCTACTTTTGATTTGCAACAATCATCGCATTTTACTTAAGCAACAAAGTTTCACACCTTTGACCTGAAGGGGGCGACACAGAGTCACTGTTTTCACCGTTAGCAACGTTCAGGAAGTAAAACGTTTGATGATGAACAGAGAGGAAGTGACAACACTacgaaataaaacaggaagaaggACACAATGAGGACAGTCTcctctctgacctttgacctctgtctGTGGTTGAGTTGACCCGTGGAGCACTTTGAACTTTagacatttatgtcatttaactTTGCACTATTTTCAAGAATATAATGTTAGATGAGtcacagttactgtgtgtgtgttaactggTAACTCAGTCCGTTAACTCTTAACTAAGTCTGTTAACTCTTAACTGAGTCTGTTAACTGGTAACTAAGTCTGTTAACTGGTAACTCAGTCCGTTAACTCTTAACTAAGTCTGTTAACTCTTAACTGAGTCTGTTAACTGGTAACTCAGTCTGTTAACTAGTAACTCAGTCTGTTAACTCTTAACTGAGTCTGTTAATTGTTAACTATGTCTGTTAACTGGTAACTAAGTATGTTAATTGTTAACTGGTAACTAAGTCTGTTAATTGTTAACTAAGTCTGTTaactgtttctgttcataattggatgacatttgttttgatgacatcatcattgaCTGTAATAAAAGTCAGAATGTTCCTTTAACGTTTTCATTGTTGTTGAAAAAGTTGAAGCACAAACGTAAAGAAAAACGTTTTATTCACCTCTTAACGTAAACAACTTCTGTTTCCCCAAACACATGACATTGCTTCCTGTCTATGGTTTTAAATATGatccaaaaaaacattaaaacacatttactcctcaaaccaaaacaaaatatacacaaagcagcaggtttttcaaaataaaagataaattactattatcattattaataaagtAACGACTTAATGAAGCTCAGCTTCTGTCGTTGTTCATCTTTAATCTGGAAATTTAAACATGAactgtttttactttgaaattttcatcaaacatttgaattgaaatcatttacagaaaaaaaaagattaaaaccaTGACGATGTAAACGTTTTAAATGAGATTATTGATTCCTGTGACAGTCTGTGTCGTCATGACAATGACCAGGTTCATCCTGTTcacggagtgtgtgtgtgtgtgtgtgtgtagaggggaTGATGTCACAGGAAGTAGGCGGAGACATTTTTCACAGACGGAATCATTCAGGAACTTTGGTAAACATTCAGAGAACCTCGTGACCCCGGCTCGTCAGTTAAGTCATTAACATGATTTCTTTTACCTGCATCAGAAGAAGATATTGCtaacaaacctgtgtgtgtgtgtgtgtgtgtgtgtgtgtgtgaatacagtACAGCTGTATATGActgcgcgcacgtgtgtgtgtgtgtgttcacatcatacacacacagaaatcatacagttcatgtgttgttgttgtcgtgaaCACGTTGACGTCACATTGTAAACTACATTCATAGTGAATAAACAGTGagttaagccccgccccctgcaGCTCACTGGAAGCACGGCCtcttaaaggaacagttcaacatttgttttcctttgatctgaaaacattaaataaaacatgaaaaagtgatttaaaacttttaaaatgtccaGTCCTGGTCCAGGTCCTGGTCTAGGTTCTATGACCTCTATGACCTCAAAGTGTGAGAGGAGACGCTTTCAGCCCAAAGTAAAACAAAcgctcacacatgcacatggaAATAGgtcttattatgggatgttggcctaataaacaaaaatatgattTGAAGCAGGAAGACGAGAACATGTGATCTCATCATGACCTCATCTGGTCATAAATGttgaactgttcctttaaatcTTCAGACAATAAGCAGCAGCTTGTTCATGCTGATGTTTCTTCTCATCAGAGTCTTTTAAATCTAGatctatatttatatgaatatctatatttatatttctctaTGTACAGTACGCAAGCAGAGTGTTTCCATGACGACGCTCTGACGTCTCAACTACAAAGCTGTGAAATAGCTTAACTTcatcaaagacacaaaaaataaacaccagTGTCCAACACAAGTGTCCTCTGTGTCCAACACAAGTGTCCTCTGTGTCCAACACCAGTGTCCTCAATGTCCTATAGTGTGTGACACTGAAGTGTCCTAAATGTCCTATAGTGTGTGACACTGAAGTGTCCTAAATGTCCTATAGTGTGAAGTGTCCTACAGTCGATGCTGGTAAAAGCTTACGATATAAAGAGTCAGTGCAACATTGTTCTCAAGGTAACTGCTCGTCCATCatcaaagagacagagacagacagagacagacagagacagagagacagacagacagagtgtgcTTTaaggtcagtttgtgtcagaaGACGTTTCATCTTTAGTGTCAGATTCTACAAACTGAACATTGTTTACAGTCAGAGAGGATGAatgtgatgaagaggatgaagaggatgaagaggatgaagacagTTTATGTCTCAGtccatgtgggtttttttatatGTCAGGTTTagtcctctcacacacacactcacacagtcagttCCTGGTTCagtcagcagggggcagcagtcctctctctctcagttggTTGTGCAGAGTGTGGAAGATACTGAGCTGTTGTTCAGGCTGAAGCATCAACAGCTGCTGCAGGACTTTACTGGGGTTTGgacctctacacacacacacacacacacacacacacacacacacacaacacaaagaacATCAGAAAAACTTTCAGTGACATTTATGCTGAATTTGATGATTAATCACTAGTTAACAATCATTGAGTTCAtccctgtgacatcacagtcGTGTTCTCACCTGATGAAGCTGGTGATGTAAACATGGACAAATGTTGCCATCAGGTACTGACAGTCAAACCGGTCCATGATACCACCGTGACCCGGGATGGTGCTCGCAAAGTCCTGAAAGACacagacaagagacagagacagagacgacagagacagaaagtgagTAAGATTAATAAACAGCttctgaaaataaatgtgtctgtcACACTTCAGGAGATGAGTTAGCTTAGCTTCAAGACAGTTATTAGATTAGCATTAGATTCAGGAGAGTAGTTAGCTTGACATTAGCCCCAGGATAGTATTTAGCTTAGAATTAGTCTGGGGTGGGTAATTCGATTAGCTTCAGGAGAGGAGTTAGCTTAGCTCCAGGAGAGTAgatagcttagcattagcttcaGGAGAGTGGTTAGTTTAGCATAAGCCCCAGGAGAGTAgatagcttagcattagcttcaGGAGAGTCGTTAGTTTAGCATAAGCCCCAGGAGAGTAgatagcttagcattagcttcaGGAGAGTGGTTAGTTTAGCATAAGCCCCAGGAGAGTAgatagcttagcattagcttcaGGAGAGTAGTCAGTTAGCATTAGTTCTTTTCCTACTTTGATTTTAAAAGCTCGTTTGAAGCCGCTGGCAAAGAAGCCGCCGAACGGACCAATGAGAGACGCGAAGGACGACAGGAAGACGCTGTGGATCTGGAACGGAAACATCTGCACTGttttctgaaacacaaacagagagtgtgtgtgtgagtgtgagagagagagagagagagagagagtgcgtgtgtgtgcgtgtgttcgtgagtgtgagagagagagagagagagagagagtgagtgtgtgtgtgtgtgtgtgagtgtgagagagagagagagagagagagagagagagagtgtgtgtgtgtgtgtgtgtgtgagtgtgagagagagagagagagagtgcgtgtgtgcgagtgtgagagagagagagagagagagagagtgtgtgtgtgtgagtgtgagagagagagagagagagagtgtgtgtgtgtgagtgtgagagagagagagagagagagagagtgtgtgtgtgtgtgtgtgtgagtgtgagagagagagagagagagagagtgtgtgtgtgtgtgtgtgagtgtgagagagagagagagagagagtgtgtgtgcgcgagtgtgagagagagagagagagagagtgcgtgtgtgcgcgagtgtgagagagagagagagagagagagagagtgtgtgtgtgtgagtgtgagagagagagagagtgcgtgtgtgagtgtgagagagagagagagtgcgtgtgtgtgtgagtgtgagagagagagagagagagagagagagagagagagagtgcgtgtgtgtgcgtgtgttcgtgagtgtgtgagagagagagagagagagagagtgtgtgtgtgagtgtgagagagagagagagagagagtgcgtgtgtgtgcgtgtgttcgtgagtgtgagagagagagagagagagagagagagtgtgtgtgtgtgtgtgtgagtgtgagagagagagagagagagagtgtgtgtgtgtgtgtgtgtgagtgtgagagagagagagagagtgtgtgtgtgtgagtgtgagagagagagagtgtgtgtgtgtgtgagtgtgagagagagagagagagagagagagagagtgcgtgtgtgtgtgagtgtgagagagagagagagagagagagagagagagtgtgtgtgtgtgtgagtgtgagagagagagagagagagtgcgtgtgtgtgtgagtgtgagagagagagagagagtgcgtgtgtgtgcgtgcgtgtgtgtgcgtgcgtgtgtgtgtgtgagtgtgagagtgtgagagtgtgagagagagagagagagagagagtgtgagtgtgagagagagagagagagagagagagagagtgtgtgtgtgtgtgtgtgtgagtgtgagagagagagagagagagagagagtgtgtgtgtgtgtgtgtgagtgtgagagagagagagagagagagtgtgtgtgcgcgagtgtgagagagagagagagagagagtgcgtgtgtgcgcgagtgtgagagagagagagagagagagagagagtgtgtgtgtgtgagtgtgagagagagagagagtgcgtgtgtgagtgtgagagagagagagagtgcgtgtgtgtgtgagtgtgagagagagagagagagagagagagagagagagagagtgcgtgtgtgtgcgtgtgttcgtgagtgtgtgagagagagagagagagagagagtgtgtgtgtgagtgtgagagagagagagagagagagtgcgtgtgtgtgcgtgtgttcgtgagtgtgagagagagagagagagagagagagagtgtgtgtgtgtgtgtgtgagtgtgagagagagagagagagagagtgtgtgtgtgtgtgtgtgtgagtgtgagagagagagagagagtgtgtgtgtgtgagtgtgagagagagagagtgtgtgtgtgtgtgagtgtgagagagagagagagagagagagagagagtgcgtgtgtgtgtgagtgtgagagagagagagagagagagagagagagagtgtgtgtgtgtgtgagtgtgagagagagagagagagagtgcgtgtgtgtgtgagtgtgagagagagagagagagtgcgtgtgtgtgcgtgcgtgtgtgtgcgtgcgtgtgtgtgtgtgagtgtgagagtgtgagagtgtgagagagagagagagagagagagtgtgagtgtgagagagagagagagagagagagagagagtgtgagtgtgtgtgcgtgtgtgtgtgtgtgtgtgcgtgtgtgtgtgtatacccaGGTCAGTGTGTTCTGGACGACAGCAGGAAGCGTGTAAGTCTGAAGCTCAAAGATTTCTGATGGTTGACACTCGACTGTGAAtctgtttgtttcactgttgaAACCAACCGGACAAACAAAGTACTGGAAGTGAGAGAGCAGGTAGGCCAGCTGcaacaggtcaaaggtcacaggtcaGAGAAAGAGGCCTTGTTCACTGGACAgtaaatgacaacaacactGTAGCTGTGGGACAACACAGGTcaatgtgatcatgtgactcacaATGAAGCCGAACACAACGGTGGAGAAGAAGCCACCGATGAATCCTTCCCACGTCTTCTTAGGagacagctgcagagacagaggtcATGTGACGTGTGTCGTCATGACAACACCTGAGCACATGTGACAATCATGTGACGTCATGATGTTTGTTTACCTTGATGAGCGGCGTCCTCCCAAAGAAGAATCCAAACAGATACGCCATGATGTCATTACAGATGACGATGGAGATCGGGACGATGAACCTGAAACGTAACAACATCAGTCACGCGAAAAACACGTGACGTACATGTGACGTTACTGTGAAACATGTGACGTTACTGTGAAACATGTGACGTACATGTGACGTTACTGTGAAACATGTGACGTACATGTGACgttactgtaaaacatgtgACGTTACTGTGAAACACGTGACGTACACGTGACGTTACTGTGAAACATGTGACGTTACTGTGAAACACGTGACGTACATGTGACgttactgtaaaacatgtgACGTTACTGTGAAACGCGTGACGTTACTGTGAAACGTGTGACGTACATGTGATGTTACTGTGAAACATGTGACGTCACATGTGACGTTACTGTGAAACGTGTGACGTTACTGTGAAACGTGTGACGTTACTGTTAAACATGTGACGTTACTCAGAAACACGTGACGTACATGTGACGTTACAGTGAAACGTGTGACGTACATGTGACGTTACTGTGAAACGTGTGACGTACATGTGACGTCACTGTTAAACGTGTGACGTTACTGTTAAACATGTGACGTTACTCAGAAACACGTGACGTACATGTGACGTTACTGTGAAACACATGACGTTACTGTGAAACGTGTGACGTTACTCAGAAACATGTGACGTTACTGTTAAACGTGTGACGTACATGTGACGTCACTGTTAAACATGTGACGCTACTGTTAAACATGTGACGTTACTGTTAAAGATGTGACGTTACTCAGAAACACATGACGTACATGTGACGCTACTGTGAAACACGTGACGTTACTGTGAAACACGTGACGTTACTGTGAAACATGTGTCATTCATCATCGTTACATGCGTCTTCTTACCAGATCATTCCTTCAAACAGGTTCTGAATGACAAGGTGCGACTGAGTCACGACAATCAACAGCGTCACATGAGTCCAAGCAAACTggaatgaagacaaacacaaacagcaacagtcactgaactggaATATGGACACGccctgtgacatcacagagacacagagagcaaGACAGAGACAAAAGCGTGAGACGAGCCAGAGACTAGCGTGAGACAAGTGTGAGACAAGCGTGAGATGAGCGTGAGACGAGCGTGAGACGATTGTGAGACTAGTGTGAGACGAGCTTGAGATGAGCGTGAGACGAATGTGAGACTAGTGTGAGATGAGCTTGAGATGAGCGTGAGACGAGCGTGAGACTAGTGTGAGACGAATGTGAGACGAGCGTGAGACGAATGTGAGACAAATGTGAGATTAGTGTGAG from Solea solea chromosome 8, fSolSol10.1, whole genome shotgun sequence encodes:
- the tmem175 gene encoding endosomal/lysosomal proton channel TMEM175 isoform X2: MMEGREDSDVIEQQVEDNTEKSSRSLAGSSPSVSPAGGGRGPCSSSHRLLNYSDALLSIIATVMILPVAHTKMEDDELRQSFQLLLTTKIAVYLMTFLIVTVAWAAHIRLFQVIVHIDDCLALLNLACMMIITFLPYTFSLMASFPDNGVGLLLFCGSVMIIGLIQSGIVLYAFSRPVLLSDQIQMSENRSFYKHHILKVIMRVPIMCFFASVISFVFFQLSYALLAVVVFLPYISQGVKWCRSKAIGHVDESPDTMLFSRFLPSEALSKERVEAFSDGVYAIVATLLILDICEDNVPDPTTVKKTFGGSLVAALQVYGPQYLAYFGSFATVGLLWFVHHSLFLHVTRTTRLMGLMNTFSLAFVGGLPLAYQLTHEFPRNSRNELEAVQISCVIVFFAGIFQLSIFVVALFSQQETLHPHVRHGGREHVFMLAKLALYPCVALTTFVLTCFLTKFSASIFHLMEVTVPLAFLVLRLSVRLGLAALRHVFCPEALGPQSVLEDAVEDNVPFNTCDLMSNP
- the tmem175 gene encoding endosomal/lysosomal proton channel TMEM175 isoform X1; this translates as MMEGREDSDVIEQQVEDNTEKSSRSLAGSSPSVSPAGGGRGPCSSSHRLLNYSDALLSIIATVMILPVAHTKMEDDEQLRQSFQLLLTTKIAVYLMTFLIVTVAWAAHIRLFQVIVHIDDCLALLNLACMMIITFLPYTFSLMASFPDNGVGLLLFCGSVMIIGLIQSGIVLYAFSRPVLLSDQIQMSENRSFYKHHILKVIMRVPIMCFFASVISFVFFQLSYALLAVVVFLPYISQGVKWCRSKAIGHVDESPDTMLFSRFLPSEALSKERVEAFSDGVYAIVATLLILDICEDNVPDPTTVKKTFGGSLVAALQVYGPQYLAYFGSFATVGLLWFVHHSLFLHVTRTTRLMGLMNTFSLAFVGGLPLAYQLTHEFPRNSRNELEAVQISCVIVFFAGIFQLSIFVVALFSQQETLHPHVRHGGREHVFMLAKLALYPCVALTTFVLTCFLTKFSASIFHLMEVTVPLAFLVLRLSVRLGLAALRHVFCPEALGPQSVLEDAVEDNVPFNTCDLMSNP
- the cds1 gene encoding phosphatidate cytidylyltransferase 2, which codes for MTELRRRGGGGGDSPENMSDKEADAEDRLGLQPDTDPDPDPDVDIDCKADTPDVPLSTADTDNTPQCLNKALEGLPPRWKNYWIRGVLSVAMISGFFLIIYLGPVTLLLVVMTVQIKCFHEIITIGYRVYHSYELPWFRTLSWYFLVCVNYFFYGETLADYFGALVQREEPLQFLARYHRFISFALYLAGFCMFVLSLVKKHYRLQFYMFAWTHVTLLIVVTQSHLVIQNLFEGMIWFIVPISIVICNDIMAYLFGFFFGRTPLIKLSPKKTWEGFIGGFFSTVVFGFILAYLLSHFQYFVCPVGFNSETNRFTVECQPSEIFELQTYTLPAVVQNTLTWKTVQMFPFQIHSVFLSSFASLIGPFGGFFASGFKRAFKIKDFASTIPGHGGIMDRFDCQYLMATFVHVYITSFIRGPNPSKVLQQLLMLQPEQQLSIFHTLHNQLRERGLLPPAD